From one Bacteriovorax sp. BAL6_X genomic stretch:
- a CDS encoding ArgP/LysG family DNA-binding transcriptional regulator: MIDYQALRALQLVIELQSFELASKALGISQPAVSQRIQSFESYVGSKLLVRMAPYTATKSGEEYLNLLRKVMSLEAEIIHNKQIRPIIKLAINRDSLDLYFLEALGNKDLASKITLQIIADDQDNTLNYLKSGQVDMCISSSEKSLPSHNSIFLGSMKYSLVCSKGFYKEFFKDGVNKTTLANAPLVVFDKYDKVQHKYLKDNFGIDSFTRINNLPSVSSFKKAVTSGFGYGLLPYMDIEKELKSQKLIQMNPSMDFNIPLYLHHWEYLQDHVKMLIKTILKASKHLEK, from the coding sequence ATGATAGACTATCAAGCACTTAGAGCTTTACAACTAGTTATTGAACTTCAAAGTTTTGAACTAGCATCAAAAGCATTAGGAATATCCCAACCAGCTGTCTCTCAGAGAATACAAAGCTTTGAATCATATGTGGGAAGTAAACTACTCGTTAGAATGGCCCCTTATACAGCAACAAAGTCAGGAGAGGAGTATTTAAATTTATTAAGAAAAGTTATGAGCCTAGAAGCTGAAATCATTCATAATAAACAAATACGACCTATTATTAAATTGGCCATCAATAGGGATAGTCTTGACCTCTACTTTTTGGAGGCTTTGGGAAATAAAGATCTCGCAAGCAAGATAACATTACAAATAATTGCTGATGATCAGGATAACACACTTAACTATTTAAAAAGTGGCCAAGTCGATATGTGTATTAGCTCGTCAGAAAAGTCACTTCCTAGTCATAATTCGATCTTCTTAGGGAGTATGAAGTACTCACTTGTATGTTCAAAAGGATTCTACAAAGAGTTCTTCAAGGATGGAGTCAATAAAACGACTCTCGCTAATGCTCCATTAGTTGTTTTTGATAAATACGATAAGGTTCAACATAAATACTTAAAGGATAATTTTGGAATTGATAGCTTCACAAGAATCAATAATCTCCCTTCTGTTTCGAGTTTTAAGAAAGCTGTGACTAGTGGATTTGGATATGGCCTATTACCATATATGGATATTGAAAAAGAGTTAAAATCTCAAAAGCTTATACAAATGAACCCTAGTATGGATTTTAATATTCCACTTTATCTTCATCATTGGGAATATTTGCAAGACCATGTAAAAATGTTAATTAAGACAATATTAAAAGCATCTAAACACCTTGAGAAATAA
- a CDS encoding LysE/ArgO family amino acid transporter yields the protein MFAIFSQGFLLQASLILALGAQNLFVIDVGLKKNNHILAATICSICDVALILLGVLGVSALLVKTPIFKVGVGGVGALFLLYYSYLKLKESFFGIEMKKDGKTERLSKKLIILTTLSFTLLNPHVYIDTFFLVGGYSTKFESIKDKLTFGFGAGLFSMLWFYFLAYFSSRFSTFLTKEKNLKKVSFFTGLILAYLAYMLGFDAYRELINNL from the coding sequence ATGTTTGCTATTTTTTCACAAGGATTTTTATTACAAGCTAGTCTAATCCTAGCATTAGGAGCTCAGAATCTATTTGTGATAGATGTGGGTTTAAAAAAGAATAATCATATATTGGCAGCTACCATTTGTTCGATTTGTGATGTCGCTTTAATTCTACTTGGTGTCTTGGGTGTATCAGCACTACTTGTTAAAACTCCAATTTTTAAAGTTGGAGTCGGTGGAGTGGGAGCATTGTTCTTACTTTACTATTCATATTTAAAACTTAAGGAGTCATTCTTTGGTATTGAAATGAAAAAAGATGGCAAAACGGAAAGGTTATCAAAAAAGCTAATTATTTTAACTACATTAAGTTTTACGTTGTTGAATCCACATGTCTATATTGATACTTTTTTTCTCGTTGGAGGTTACTCTACGAAATTTGAGTCAATAAAAGATAAGCTAACTTTTGGATTTGGAGCAGGTCTATTTTCAATGCTTTGGTTTTATTTTTTAGCATACTTCTCATCAAGGTTTTCAACATTTTTAACGAAAGAAAAAAATTTAAAAAAAGTCTCTTTTTTTACTGGTCTAATACTAGCATATTTAGCTTATATGCTAGGGTTTGATGCATATAGAGAGCTAATCAATAACTTATAG
- a CDS encoding multidrug efflux SMR transporter: MNNSSSWIILILAGLLEICWAVGLKYSSGFTKLIPSLFTVFTLIGSMLLLAKATQVLPIGTAYGVWVGIGALGAAILGVVLFKEEITLYRFIFLALLLISIIGLKITSSPQTDVTSLEENIHV, translated from the coding sequence ATGAATAATAGTTCCTCATGGATTATTCTTATTTTGGCCGGATTATTAGAGATTTGCTGGGCCGTTGGACTAAAGTATAGTAGTGGTTTTACAAAACTAATTCCTTCGTTATTTACAGTGTTTACTTTAATTGGAAGTATGTTGCTATTAGCGAAGGCCACTCAAGTTCTGCCCATTGGAACTGCTTATGGTGTTTGGGTTGGTATTGGTGCACTTGGGGCGGCCATTCTTGGAGTCGTGTTATTTAAAGAAGAAATTACATTATATAGATTTATCTTCTTAGCACTTTTACTAATCTCGATTATCGGTTTGAAAATTACATCATCACCTCAAACTGATGTCACTAGTCTTGAGGAAAATATTCATGTTTAG
- a CDS encoding FMN-binding negative transcriptional regulator — MFRPKHFKEDEREKLLTLIDNYPLGLIVTDDFEANLVPMTISVESGDLYLNCHVAKINTQLKSIERKNNLLIVFRGPEGYVTPNVYETKKKHGKAVPTWNYSMVQAQGTASIINEREWILDQINELTNKMESKESNPWKVTDAPSEYIESMLKAVVGIRLKVEKLEGVFKLSQNQPVENRLGIRKYFKDRGNTSMSKLI, encoded by the coding sequence ATGTTTAGACCTAAGCATTTTAAAGAAGATGAAAGGGAGAAGCTCTTAACATTAATTGATAATTACCCACTAGGACTAATTGTTACAGATGACTTTGAAGCTAATCTTGTTCCTATGACCATTTCAGTTGAGTCAGGAGATTTATACTTAAATTGTCATGTTGCTAAAATAAACACCCAGTTGAAAAGTATTGAAAGAAAAAATAACCTTCTTATTGTATTTAGAGGACCTGAGGGCTACGTTACTCCAAACGTTTATGAGACTAAGAAGAAACATGGAAAAGCTGTACCAACTTGGAATTACTCAATGGTGCAAGCTCAAGGAACAGCTTCGATTATAAATGAAAGAGAATGGATTTTAGATCAAATAAATGAGTTAACTAATAAAATGGAATCTAAAGAAAGTAACCCATGGAAAGTTACTGATGCACCAAGTGAATATATAGAATCAATGTTAAAGGCTGTTGTAGGCATTAGGTTAAAAGTTGAAAAATTAGAAGGTGTCTTTAAGCTTAGTCAGAACCAACCTGTTGAAAATCGTTTGGGTATTAGAAAATACTTTAAAGATCGAGGAAATACTTCGATGTCAAAACTAATATAG
- a CDS encoding C1 family peptidase — protein MQSSVCNLVKASGHVIPSTLDLRSIQSSVKNQGNRGACTFFSATSLLESEIIKQQNIEINISEQFMIYTTKNYDGYGALEEGSSVIRNLYAAKKYGITFEQDLPYQQSWFSPGMPCSEDSAGTSSGYECYHHNSSVDKNRIISLGNNLEIIDIDDNINQRSDLIISYLSKNKRPVSVNIVINDDIMLSSKNGDIKYNSKLRDECNTYSMCFAHSIVITGYNLKDKTFKFKNSYGNSWGSNGYGTIAFEYINKLYGAPQIMAVELKKKWKLIKPKLPVTISPKVSVKSDIDFDGRDINVKVNGRVEYLPKSQFKIQFSVVRIADAGEPKIVSLDNNFINLYQYATTDDFGILVLDEIKKVSFKNVRHKLTKLNEELYLFTLINKVSDREDENLDYTFSKLTFPAYVETFKDCSEASKTGLNPDKQQCFDKFKGSYTLQECLSHATGFDIIYMDKIASCFKELKGQSNFGQCSSFIRSIPESMDKYTQLENCKDIYEGEYTIYECNHSARLISDAYYREKQLTRCELGF, from the coding sequence ATGCAGTCATCTGTGTGCAATTTAGTAAAAGCGAGTGGGCACGTAATACCGTCCACTCTGGATTTAAGAAGTATTCAGTCTTCAGTTAAAAATCAAGGAAATCGAGGGGCGTGTACATTCTTTAGTGCTACCTCTTTATTAGAAAGCGAAATAATCAAACAGCAAAATATTGAGATAAATATCTCAGAACAATTTATGATTTACACTACCAAGAACTATGATGGTTATGGAGCATTGGAAGAAGGCTCAAGTGTTATTAGGAATCTTTATGCAGCAAAAAAGTATGGGATTACTTTTGAACAGGATCTTCCTTATCAACAAAGCTGGTTCTCACCAGGTATGCCATGTTCAGAGGACTCAGCTGGCACTTCATCTGGTTATGAATGCTACCACCATAATAGCAGTGTCGATAAAAATAGAATTATCTCATTAGGCAATAATTTAGAAATCATTGATATAGACGATAATATAAATCAAAGATCAGATCTAATTATTTCATACCTCTCTAAAAATAAAAGGCCAGTATCTGTTAATATCGTAATTAACGATGACATAATGCTTAGTTCGAAAAATGGAGATATCAAATATAATTCGAAGCTAAGAGATGAGTGCAATACTTATAGTATGTGTTTTGCTCACTCCATCGTCATCACAGGTTATAACCTTAAAGATAAAACTTTTAAGTTTAAAAATAGCTATGGAAACAGCTGGGGAAGTAATGGATATGGAACAATTGCTTTTGAGTATATTAATAAACTCTATGGGGCCCCTCAAATTATGGCCGTCGAGCTAAAGAAAAAATGGAAGCTTATTAAGCCGAAATTGCCTGTTACTATATCTCCTAAGGTATCAGTGAAATCAGATATTGACTTTGATGGTAGAGATATAAATGTAAAAGTCAATGGTAGGGTAGAGTACTTACCAAAATCGCAATTTAAAATTCAGTTTTCAGTTGTAAGGATTGCTGATGCTGGTGAACCAAAAATAGTTTCACTAGATAATAACTTTATTAACTTGTATCAATATGCAACAACCGATGACTTTGGAATCCTTGTTTTAGATGAGATTAAAAAAGTAAGCTTTAAAAATGTAAGACATAAACTCACGAAACTAAATGAAGAGCTCTACTTATTTACTCTTATTAATAAAGTAAGTGATAGAGAAGATGAAAATCTTGACTATACCTTTAGTAAACTCACTTTTCCCGCTTATGTGGAAACATTCAAAGACTGTTCTGAAGCATCAAAAACAGGCCTTAATCCTGACAAACAACAATGTTTTGATAAGTTTAAGGGCAGCTACACACTACAAGAGTGTCTATCTCATGCAACGGGGTTTGATATTATCTATATGGATAAGATTGCTAGTTGTTTTAAAGAGCTTAAGGGGCAATCTAACTTTGGACAATGTAGTAGCTTCATCAGATCAATTCCTGAGAGCATGGACAAGTATACTCAACTCGAAAACTGTAAAGATATCTATGAGGGCGAATACACTATATACGAGTGTAATCATTCTGCAAGATTAATATCTGATGCATACTATAGAGAAAAACAGCTAACGAGATGTGAATTAGGGTTTTAA
- a CDS encoding peroxiredoxin yields MKAKALVVDKWVNCKDGHELDVEGPGIKIIHAFQMLCPGCVYRGIPQCIELYKKYNSENVIVVGLHTVFENHHAMTPDCLDVFIKEWRLPFPIGIDKRIEGNKIPETMKAYQLQGTPSLIIIDHLGEIQLQHFGYIEQEKLETFIDHLINNMT; encoded by the coding sequence ATGAAGGCCAAAGCCTTAGTTGTAGACAAGTGGGTGAATTGTAAAGATGGCCATGAGTTAGATGTAGAAGGTCCTGGGATAAAAATAATTCATGCCTTTCAAATGCTATGCCCTGGCTGTGTTTATCGTGGAATTCCTCAGTGTATTGAATTATATAAAAAATATAATTCTGAAAATGTCATAGTCGTAGGACTTCACACTGTTTTTGAAAACCATCATGCAATGACTCCTGATTGTTTGGATGTTTTTATCAAGGAATGGAGACTTCCATTTCCAATAGGGATAGATAAGCGAATAGAGGGGAATAAGATTCCTGAAACGATGAAAGCTTATCAACTTCAGGGGACGCCAAGCCTAATTATTATTGACCACTTAGGAGAAATTCAACTCCAGCATTTTGGTTATATTGAGCAAGAGAAATTAGAAACATTTATCGATCATCTTATAAATAATATGACATAA
- a CDS encoding carboxymuconolactone decarboxylase family protein translates to MSRIEIKEPSQTSGSHAEIFSQINDAFGTVPNMFKVIGNSEVALESMWNSFGALAKGKLGAKLGEQIAVLVADINRCEYCLSAHTALGKKAGASEDEMRAAQSCESNDPRTQAALLFSRKIVQNRGAIDSSDVDEVKAAGFNDEEVAEILAHVALNIFTNYTNVSFAVPLDFPKVNLR, encoded by the coding sequence ATGTCTCGAATTGAAATAAAAGAACCTTCTCAAACATCAGGAAGTCATGCCGAAATCTTCTCTCAAATAAATGATGCTTTTGGTACAGTTCCAAATATGTTTAAGGTAATAGGTAATTCTGAAGTCGCTCTTGAAAGTATGTGGAATTCTTTTGGAGCATTAGCAAAAGGAAAACTTGGAGCTAAGTTAGGTGAGCAAATTGCTGTGCTGGTTGCAGATATTAATAGATGTGAATATTGTTTGTCAGCGCATACAGCTCTAGGGAAAAAAGCTGGCGCATCAGAGGATGAAATGAGAGCAGCACAATCTTGTGAATCAAACGACCCTAGAACTCAGGCGGCCCTTCTTTTTTCAAGAAAGATTGTTCAAAATAGAGGTGCCATTGATAGTAGTGATGTTGATGAGGTAAAAGCGGCAGGGTTTAATGATGAAGAGGTCGCTGAGATCTTAGCTCATGTTGCGCTCAATATTTTTACAAATTATACTAACGTATCCTTTGCCGTACCATTGGACTTTCCAAAAGTTAATCTTCGTTAA
- a CDS encoding SBBP repeat-containing protein, whose translation MIIFMSCDGSIFFEFDLRNSPSALTKKILFGANSLSGGSESFGTAGHDLCNAITVDTGGNLYCAGFTTDAIEPGALVDSTGDAFVMKIGPSGDLIWVTQLDSTKPEINNSEELDVCQAVKVDNMGNVYCGGYTHSNFVEPNGSGSSKDAFVAKLSSDGSITWVRHFGQNTASSSIHINNLSGEDGCNDIAIDGAGNIYCGGSSDGNFAEPNGGSYDIIVTKLDTDGDILWATQLGSTSLSSGESSAKDSCESLDIDNSGNIYCGGYTEGNLNEAISGSYDAVVVKFNNSGALDWITQLGSATGVSRGDDYSAGENCGALSVAKNGNSIYCAGETQGATSDINAGGYDLFAFNINPSTGNVNWVTQLGDTREQSFAGHDYSGNESCTSKVVGLVTSGISDVDTDGNFYVSCSTNGSTVESYTGAGSLFITKFSPTGNIDWVTQFGDSYDGTSGSAIPMGLKVYNDKLVVSGLSISQDFLGETSNNTSGYDPFILIMNTDGSY comes from the coding sequence TTGATAATTTTTATGAGTTGTGATGGGAGTATATTCTTCGAATTTGACCTCAGAAACTCACCGTCGGCCCTTACTAAAAAGATCTTGTTCGGAGCGAATTCTCTAAGTGGAGGGAGTGAGAGTTTTGGTACGGCAGGACATGATTTATGTAATGCCATTACAGTGGATACAGGCGGAAATTTATATTGTGCGGGATTTACTACTGATGCGATAGAACCTGGGGCCCTTGTTGATTCGACAGGAGATGCCTTTGTTATGAAAATAGGTCCTTCAGGTGATTTAATATGGGTTACACAACTAGACTCCACTAAACCAGAAATTAATAACTCTGAAGAACTTGATGTTTGCCAAGCTGTTAAAGTCGACAATATGGGAAATGTTTACTGTGGAGGTTATACTCACAGTAACTTTGTTGAACCCAATGGGTCGGGAAGTAGTAAAGATGCGTTTGTAGCGAAACTCTCAAGTGATGGCTCGATAACCTGGGTCAGGCACTTTGGTCAAAATACTGCATCATCTTCAATTCATATTAACAATCTATCCGGTGAGGATGGATGTAATGATATCGCTATAGATGGAGCTGGGAATATATATTGTGGAGGTTCCTCAGATGGTAATTTTGCAGAACCTAATGGTGGAAGTTACGATATTATAGTTACTAAGCTAGACACAGATGGTGATATTTTGTGGGCCACTCAGCTTGGTAGTACTAGCTTAAGCTCAGGTGAATCATCAGCGAAAGATAGTTGTGAAAGTTTAGATATTGATAACTCTGGTAATATTTACTGTGGTGGATATACCGAAGGGAATTTAAATGAGGCTATATCTGGATCTTATGATGCTGTCGTAGTTAAATTTAATAATAGTGGTGCGCTAGACTGGATAACACAATTGGGGAGTGCTACAGGAGTTTCTCGTGGAGATGACTACTCTGCAGGAGAAAATTGTGGTGCATTGTCTGTTGCCAAAAATGGCAACTCTATATACTGTGCTGGAGAGACTCAAGGAGCAACTTCCGATATAAATGCTGGCGGATATGATTTATTTGCTTTTAATATCAATCCTTCTACAGGGAATGTAAATTGGGTTACCCAATTGGGTGATACTCGTGAACAAAGCTTTGCTGGCCACGATTACTCAGGTAATGAAAGCTGTACTTCTAAAGTCGTAGGTCTAGTAACAAGTGGAATTTCTGACGTTGATACGGATGGTAATTTTTATGTTAGCTGCTCTACAAACGGCAGTACAGTTGAGAGCTACACTGGGGCCGGAAGCTTATTTATAACTAAGTTCTCTCCAACTGGTAATATAGACTGGGTTACACAATTTGGTGACTCTTACGATGGAACTAGTGGTTCAGCTATCCCTATGGGACTCAAAGTTTATAATGATAAGTTAGTTGTTTCAGGTCTATCCATTTCTCAAGATTTTCTCGGAGAAACTTCTAATAATACAAGTGGCTACGATCCCTTTATATTAATTATGAATACAGATGGTTCGTATTAG
- a CDS encoding OmpA family protein has protein sequence MTKSNDKLATNKNNNKNKKSIYYIIILIILLALLLLGYCKRKDDKAIQETPPQSSIKEKIRKSCQERLNSSIELKSKKIDIEKEFEVHFEFDSDEISDEELIKIVSIVSRIEKINTIRLTGYADARGSKEYNKALSTRRVNAIKKCFESLSVKTNFELENWGEDHPTAFGTNKEAYSKNRRVKVEIE, from the coding sequence ATGACAAAATCTAACGACAAATTAGCAACAAATAAAAATAACAATAAGAACAAAAAGTCTATTTACTATATAATAATTCTTATTATCTTATTGGCCCTCCTACTTTTAGGATATTGTAAGCGTAAAGACGATAAGGCCATTCAAGAGACTCCTCCTCAATCATCAATTAAAGAAAAGATAAGAAAATCATGTCAAGAGAGATTAAATAGTTCAATTGAATTAAAATCAAAAAAAATCGACATCGAAAAAGAGTTTGAAGTTCACTTTGAATTTGACAGTGATGAAATTTCTGATGAAGAGCTAATAAAGATCGTTTCAATCGTTAGTAGAATAGAAAAAATAAATACAATTAGATTAACTGGTTACGCTGATGCTAGGGGTTCTAAAGAATACAACAAAGCTTTATCTACAAGAAGAGTTAACGCAATAAAGAAGTGCTTCGAATCGCTATCAGTGAAGACCAATTTCGAATTAGAAAACTGGGGAGAGGATCACCCAACGGCCTTTGGAACAAATAAAGAGGCCTATTCGAAAAACCGACGTGTTAAAGTAGAGATAGAATGA
- a CDS encoding autotransporter outer membrane beta-barrel domain-containing protein: protein MNSHLKLIFLLYLLSASPIFAGNGDCGIFGGLSYIGKTSDNSSSVWFVFNNFKASSDFRLESQDASYSNDFQLNSNSFKIKISNKVSTGSDGDHIFYENSGNAPCAIDTKSQEGGITIPVGGGSGGGNGGLGEIVVASQQELLKTSNYHGRSISRRVLQNYLGRNQIDSDRVLKTDTHGLRLWADTRLLESTDTDQDRGRMTSQKSLLIGADTELKNEVYAGMALSLEDLKDNAFSGAALADSDGWNIGPYASILFQDRWFFDFWIGLGKANVNSNLDWLNGEFDSTRYFLSSNLTTQFYWNDLTLVPKATFYFAHIENDSYTYSGTDPDTSTSVNIKIGSDNYRYSSLTLSNEFNRIFEITSKFNFKGYIVAAMNADLIRPADDIQLLKDASVDTPNRFSGELYLGASFYIFEALELDASVGYISFFQNDYDNWSYRLSADIFVF, encoded by the coding sequence ATGAATTCTCATTTAAAACTTATATTTCTTTTATATCTATTAAGCGCTAGTCCAATTTTCGCAGGAAATGGAGACTGTGGAATTTTCGGCGGTTTAAGTTACATTGGAAAAACTAGTGATAATAGCTCATCTGTATGGTTTGTTTTTAATAACTTTAAAGCATCAAGTGACTTTAGACTTGAGTCACAGGATGCATCATACTCAAATGATTTTCAGCTTAATTCAAATAGTTTTAAAATTAAAATTTCAAATAAAGTATCAACTGGCAGTGACGGTGATCATATTTTCTACGAGAATAGTGGGAATGCACCTTGTGCGATAGATACGAAATCACAAGAAGGTGGAATCACAATTCCTGTAGGTGGTGGTTCAGGTGGAGGAAATGGAGGCCTAGGCGAAATAGTTGTGGCATCACAACAAGAACTTTTAAAGACAAGTAATTATCATGGCCGTTCAATCTCTAGAAGAGTTTTACAAAACTATCTAGGAAGAAATCAAATTGATTCAGATAGAGTTCTAAAAACAGATACGCATGGCCTTAGACTATGGGCAGATACTAGACTTCTTGAGTCGACAGATACTGATCAAGATCGCGGCAGAATGACATCTCAGAAATCACTTCTTATTGGAGCGGATACTGAACTTAAGAATGAAGTATATGCAGGTATGGCCCTATCGTTAGAAGATTTAAAAGATAATGCGTTCAGTGGTGCTGCGCTTGCTGACAGCGATGGCTGGAATATTGGCCCATACGCTTCTATACTGTTTCAAGATAGATGGTTTTTTGATTTTTGGATTGGCCTTGGAAAAGCAAATGTAAATTCTAATCTTGATTGGCTAAATGGTGAATTCGACAGTACTAGGTATTTTCTATCATCTAACTTAACGACACAATTCTATTGGAACGACTTAACACTAGTACCTAAGGCAACTTTTTATTTTGCGCACATTGAGAACGATAGTTATACATATAGTGGAACAGACCCAGATACTTCAACTAGTGTAAATATTAAGATAGGAAGTGATAACTATAGATATTCATCGCTAACATTATCAAATGAGTTTAATAGAATTTTTGAAATAACATCAAAATTTAATTTTAAAGGTTATATTGTAGCAGCAATGAATGCTGACTTAATTCGACCTGCTGATGATATACAGTTGCTAAAAGACGCTAGCGTCGATACTCCAAATCGTTTTTCTGGAGAGCTGTATCTAGGAGCGAGCTTCTATATTTTCGAAGCGCTTGAGCTCGATGCTTCAGTTGGTTATATTTCTTTTTTTCAAAATGATTATGATAATTGGTCATATCGATTAAGCGCAGACATTTTTGTATTCTAG
- a CDS encoding amidoligase family protein: MKTKNYKNKNRRVGFEIEFQGLTPEKTAVLIADNIGGDVDKVSDACFKIHTEHGVFQVEIDAKFLKELAASSERNTKVKKIDFEGVLKDILEPITQELVPTEIVSPPIEEDNFDVIRKIEEVLHSAGARGTNESSYFAFAMQFNPEITSKESAYLLSILRSYILLSTWLHSQIDIGLTRELTGYVDDFPNDYAELVLDHTYKPDLSKLIDDYLEYNPTRNRGLDFLPLFLFLDEDRVRNVVTDERIKPRPTFHYRLPSCQLGLESWNIFVEWKRWRLLEKVASDKKMISKMSKSFIDLYNDSSLNFEKKWLRLSNHYIEDFR; this comes from the coding sequence ATGAAGACAAAAAATTATAAAAACAAAAATCGCAGAGTAGGTTTTGAGATAGAGTTCCAAGGTTTAACTCCTGAGAAAACGGCAGTGTTAATAGCTGATAACATTGGTGGTGATGTCGATAAGGTTAGCGATGCTTGCTTTAAAATACACACAGAACACGGAGTCTTTCAAGTCGAAATTGATGCGAAATTCTTGAAGGAATTAGCAGCATCTTCTGAGAGGAATACTAAAGTGAAAAAAATTGATTTTGAGGGTGTCCTTAAAGATATCTTAGAACCAATTACACAAGAATTAGTTCCAACTGAGATTGTTTCTCCGCCAATCGAAGAAGACAACTTTGATGTGATTAGGAAAATTGAAGAAGTACTTCATAGTGCAGGGGCAAGGGGGACGAATGAGTCATCTTATTTTGCCTTTGCAATGCAATTTAATCCAGAGATAACTTCGAAAGAAAGTGCCTATCTCTTAAGTATACTCCGTTCTTATATTCTACTTAGCACGTGGCTGCATTCACAAATTGATATAGGCCTAACAAGAGAGTTAACGGGTTATGTTGATGACTTTCCAAATGACTATGCTGAACTGGTTCTTGATCATACGTACAAACCAGACCTTTCAAAGCTTATTGATGATTATTTGGAATATAACCCAACACGAAATAGAGGATTGGATTTCTTACCACTTTTTCTCTTTTTAGATGAGGATCGTGTACGAAACGTCGTTACTGATGAGCGTATAAAACCGAGGCCTACTTTTCATTACCGCTTGCCTAGTTGCCAACTGGGGCTAGAGTCCTGGAATATATTTGTAGAATGGAAGCGTTGGCGTCTTTTAGAGAAAGTTGCAAGTGATAAGAAGATGATTAGTAAGATGTCTAAGTCTTTTATCGATCTCTATAATGATAGTTCTCTTAATTTTGAAAAGAAATGGCTTAGGCTCTCTAATCACTATATCGAGGACTTTCGTTAA
- a CDS encoding gamma-glutamyl-gamma-aminobutyrate hydrolase family protein: protein MRPLIGVTKSYGFSGLIQNLAIRLCLYFSKARSINLTSKYPQFDVDIHGLVISGGTDLYPGIYKSKDIKENYKYDHERDELELAWLTQAKRKKLPIFCICRGAQLLNIFMGGTLHTDVSKIYEQANYPNSLWGKIFYRKKINIKPDTRLSDIFKQNESEVNSLHSQSIDKVGYGLEVSAVENNGVIQAVENEGACFIMGLQFHPEFLFYRKDIRNLFHKFVMESKNNVH from the coding sequence ATGAGACCCCTTATTGGCGTAACTAAATCATATGGTTTTTCTGGTCTTATTCAAAATTTAGCGATTAGGTTGTGCTTATATTTTTCTAAGGCAAGATCTATCAATCTTACATCAAAGTATCCTCAGTTTGATGTCGATATTCATGGCCTTGTTATTTCTGGAGGTACGGACTTATACCCAGGAATCTATAAAAGTAAAGATATCAAAGAAAATTACAAGTATGACCACGAAAGGGATGAACTCGAACTTGCCTGGCTTACTCAGGCCAAGAGAAAAAAACTTCCTATCTTTTGTATTTGCCGTGGGGCCCAACTTTTAAATATATTTATGGGGGGAACCCTTCATACAGATGTATCAAAAATATATGAACAGGCAAATTACCCAAATAGCTTATGGGGAAAGATCTTTTATCGTAAGAAGATAAATATTAAACCAGATACACGCCTAAGTGATATCTTTAAACAGAATGAATCTGAAGTGAATAGTCTACATAGTCAATCTATCGATAAGGTTGGATATGGACTTGAGGTTAGTGCTGTTGAGAATAATGGGGTTATTCAAGCTGTAGAAAATGAGGGGGCATGTTTTATTATGGGCCTACAATTTCATCCTGAATTTCTTTTTTACCGCAAGGATATTAGAAATCTATTTCACAAATTCGTGATGGAATCTAAAAACAATGTCCATTGA